A DNA window from Acidobacteriota bacterium contains the following coding sequences:
- the uppS gene encoding polyprenyl diphosphate synthase: MAHGPAPSEKEPHPLLRLVDPQNIPGHVAIIMDGNGRWATARGLPRIEGHKAGIEAVKDAVTAASNLGVRNLTLYAFSMENWKRPQPEVHALFRLLHKFLTDEAHRLLENGIRLRTIGRLEDLPARNQKLIRDLEEKTRDGKWTLTLALSYGGRTEIADACGALLKERLAAGNGGPVQPEELGRHLYAPDLPDPDLLIRTSGEYRISNFLLWQIAYAELVILDVLWPDFREQHFYEAVLDFQRRDRRYGGVSGAAARGPSGKARPR; the protein is encoded by the coding sequence ATGGCCCACGGACCCGCTCCGTCCGAAAAAGAGCCCCATCCGCTGCTCAGGCTCGTGGACCCCCAAAACATCCCCGGGCACGTGGCCATCATCATGGATGGGAACGGGCGCTGGGCCACGGCGAGGGGCCTGCCCCGCATCGAGGGTCACAAGGCGGGCATCGAGGCCGTGAAGGACGCCGTCACGGCGGCCTCCAACCTTGGCGTCCGGAACCTCACCCTCTACGCCTTCTCCATGGAGAACTGGAAGCGGCCCCAGCCCGAGGTCCACGCCCTCTTCCGCCTCCTCCACAAGTTCCTCACCGACGAGGCCCACCGCCTCCTCGAAAACGGGATCCGCTTGCGGACCATCGGGCGCCTCGAGGATCTGCCCGCCCGCAACCAGAAGCTCATCCGCGATCTCGAGGAGAAGACCCGCGACGGCAAGTGGACCCTCACCCTGGCCCTCTCCTACGGCGGCCGGACGGAGATCGCGGACGCCTGCGGCGCCCTCCTCAAGGAGAGGTTGGCGGCCGGAAACGGCGGGCCCGTCCAGCCCGAGGAGCTGGGGCGCCACCTCTACGCCCCCGACCTCCCGGACCCGGACCTGCTCATCCGCACGAGCGGGGAGTACCGGATCAGCAATTTTCTGCTCTGGCAAATCGCCTACGCCGAACTGGTCATCCTCGACGTCCTCTGGCCGGACTTCCGGGAGCAGCACTTCTACGAGGCGGTGCTGGACTTCCAGAGGCGGGACAGGCGTTACGGCGGCGTTTCGGGGGCGGCCGCCCGAGGCCCTTCGGGAAAGGCGAGGCCCCGGTGA
- a CDS encoding phosphatidate cytidylyltransferase has translation MKRILTALVLIPLFLGSLLAPHPGFFGAFVAVAILLAGWELGRIAQATELEPFRKTLALLAAAFLLPVAWPDVFTVDEVLAAGLLILLILGLFRRADLGKTLVSASVTLFGALYVGFLLAYILRLRLERGGVGLVFLLALGVWPGDSLAYYVGKAFGKHKLNERVSPKKTWEGAAANVAGGLLGVAVGKVLGLAALEWVDVAVLGLIFPVFGMMGDLFESALKRKAGVKDSSGLLPGHGGVLDRLDSVFFNGPILFYYHQAILA, from the coding sequence GTGAAGCGCATCCTTACGGCGCTCGTGCTGATCCCCCTCTTCCTCGGGAGTCTGCTTGCTCCCCACCCCGGCTTCTTCGGGGCTTTCGTGGCCGTCGCCATCCTGCTTGCGGGCTGGGAGCTCGGGCGCATCGCCCAGGCCACCGAGCTGGAGCCCTTCCGGAAGACCCTCGCTCTCCTGGCGGCGGCCTTCCTGCTCCCCGTGGCCTGGCCCGACGTCTTCACGGTGGACGAAGTGCTCGCGGCCGGCCTGCTCATCCTCCTGATCCTGGGCCTCTTCCGCCGCGCCGATCTGGGAAAGACCCTCGTTTCGGCGTCCGTGACCCTCTTCGGGGCCCTCTACGTGGGCTTCCTGCTGGCCTACATCCTCCGCCTGCGCCTGGAGCGCGGCGGCGTGGGGCTGGTCTTCCTCCTCGCCCTGGGCGTCTGGCCGGGCGACTCCCTGGCCTACTACGTCGGCAAGGCCTTCGGGAAGCACAAGCTCAACGAGCGCGTTTCTCCCAAGAAGACCTGGGAAGGCGCCGCCGCGAACGTGGCGGGTGGGCTCCTCGGAGTCGCCGTCGGCAAGGTTCTCGGCCTGGCCGCGCTGGAATGGGTGGACGTGGCGGTCCTGGGCCTGATCTTCCCGGTCTTTGGCATGATGGGCGACCTGTTCGAGTCGGCCCTCAAGCGGAAGGCGGGCGTGAAGGACTCGTCCGGGCTCCTGCCCGGTCACGGAGGCGTCCTGGACCGGCTCGACAGCGTCTTCTTCAACGGCCCCATCCTCTTCTACTACCACCAGGCCATCCTCGCATGA
- the dxr gene encoding 1-deoxy-D-xylulose-5-phosphate reductoisomerase produces the protein MSQGVVILGSTGSVGETALRVLRELRESFHVVGLAAGRRADRLMEQIQEFSPSVVSVASGEDARRIRARFPRLEVAYGPHGNTVVADAPDARTVIAAIVGAEGLAPTFKAVQKGKRVALANKEALVMAGRLVMDGARRSGAEILPVDSEHCAVYQCSRGESAKHILRVLLTASGGALRDCPLEDLEGASPEQVLRHPTWQMGPKITVDSATMMNKGLEVIEAHHLFSLPVDRISVLMHRESIVHSLVEFVDGSVLAQLAEADMALPVQYALTYPVRKPCPMPRLDLAHIAGLTFSAPDEKRFPCLSLARQAAQTSEAHKVALNAANEVAVGAFLEKRLSFGGIPRLIRRVLDATVPTTLASLEHILALDKASRAAALAFLEHPERLT, from the coding sequence ATGAGCCAGGGCGTCGTCATCCTCGGCTCCACGGGGAGCGTCGGCGAGACGGCCCTCAGGGTCCTGCGCGAACTGAGGGAGTCCTTTCACGTGGTGGGGCTCGCCGCGGGCCGCCGGGCCGACCGCCTCATGGAGCAGATCCAGGAGTTCTCGCCGTCCGTCGTCTCCGTCGCCTCCGGCGAGGATGCCCGGAGGATCAGGGCGCGTTTCCCTCGCCTGGAAGTGGCCTACGGTCCCCACGGGAACACGGTGGTGGCCGACGCGCCCGACGCCCGCACCGTGATCGCCGCCATCGTGGGCGCCGAAGGCCTCGCTCCCACCTTCAAGGCCGTCCAGAAGGGCAAGCGCGTGGCCCTGGCCAACAAGGAGGCCCTCGTCATGGCGGGGCGCCTCGTCATGGACGGGGCGCGGCGGTCGGGGGCCGAGATCCTCCCCGTGGACAGCGAGCACTGCGCGGTGTACCAGTGCTCCCGGGGCGAGAGCGCCAAGCACATCCTCCGCGTCCTCCTCACGGCTTCGGGCGGGGCCTTGAGGGATTGCCCCCTGGAGGATCTGGAGGGGGCTTCCCCCGAGCAGGTCCTGCGCCACCCCACGTGGCAGATGGGCCCCAAGATCACCGTGGATTCGGCCACCATGATGAACAAGGGCCTGGAGGTCATCGAGGCCCACCACCTCTTCTCCCTCCCCGTGGACCGGATCTCCGTCCTCATGCACAGGGAGAGCATCGTCCACTCGCTGGTGGAGTTCGTGGACGGCTCCGTCCTCGCCCAGCTCGCGGAGGCGGACATGGCCCTGCCCGTCCAGTACGCCCTCACGTATCCCGTGCGCAAGCCTTGCCCCATGCCCCGGCTGGACCTCGCCCACATCGCGGGCCTGACCTTCTCGGCTCCCGACGAGAAGCGCTTCCCCTGCCTCTCCCTCGCCCGGCAGGCGGCCCAGACTTCTGAGGCCCACAAGGTGGCCCTCAACGCCGCGAACGAGGTGGCCGTGGGGGCCTTCCTCGAGAAGAGGCTCTCCTTCGGCGGCATCCCGCGCCTGATCCGGCGGGTGCTCGACGCCACGGTCCCCACCACCCTCGCGAGCCTCGAGCACATCCTGGCCCTGGACAAGGCCAGCCGCGCCGCGGCGCTCGCCTTCCTCGAGCATCCGGAGCGACTCACGTGA
- the rseP gene encoding RIP metalloprotease RseP — translation MVLESALTILLFLLVLGALILVHEMGHYLAGRLQGFAVDAFSIGFGPRLLDRKGAYNRWQIRWIPMGGFVKFRGEAGPDDEAPADAGPGRPFYEMPRWRRFLVLVMGVTFNALLAYGLFAGLVWHGVEESLLREREPRVGFVAPGLPAEKAGVRPGDVLVRLGSRKVSNWDDAREEIALNQKPYELVLLRGGETLSVRVEPVAATFLKQPVGEIGVFPALPPVIGAVADPSPALRAGLAPGDRIVSLDGQTFAYWDEFQRAMASSDGAPRRLVVEREGSRREVEVAPEYNAEAGRYLLGIAPQESVWTRYPFPSNFAKAASLTLQQSTLAYRTLKRLVTRQVGLSALSGPVSIAYITGKVARTGLYNLLMLVAVISLQLAFINLLPIPGLDGGQIIVLAAEGLFRRDLPMAVKDRILQVGFVLLILFSVAVLFLDVAKFFK, via the coding sequence ATGGTCCTCGAATCGGCGCTCACGATCCTCCTGTTTCTCCTGGTCCTGGGCGCGCTGATCCTCGTCCACGAGATGGGCCACTACCTGGCGGGCCGGCTCCAAGGCTTCGCCGTGGACGCCTTCAGCATCGGCTTCGGCCCGCGGCTTCTGGACCGGAAGGGCGCCTACAACAGGTGGCAGATCCGCTGGATCCCCATGGGGGGCTTCGTCAAATTCCGGGGCGAGGCGGGCCCGGACGACGAGGCGCCGGCGGACGCGGGGCCCGGCAGGCCCTTCTACGAGATGCCGAGGTGGCGCCGCTTTCTGGTCCTCGTCATGGGCGTGACCTTCAATGCCCTCCTGGCCTACGGCCTTTTCGCGGGGCTCGTCTGGCACGGGGTGGAGGAGTCCCTCCTGCGGGAGCGGGAGCCCCGCGTGGGCTTCGTGGCGCCCGGCCTCCCCGCCGAGAAGGCGGGCGTCCGTCCGGGCGACGTGCTGGTGCGGCTCGGGTCCCGGAAGGTCTCCAACTGGGACGACGCGCGGGAAGAGATCGCCCTCAACCAGAAGCCCTACGAACTCGTCCTCCTGCGGGGCGGGGAGACCCTCTCCGTGAGGGTCGAGCCCGTGGCGGCCACCTTCCTCAAGCAGCCCGTGGGGGAAATCGGCGTCTTTCCGGCCCTGCCTCCCGTCATCGGGGCCGTGGCGGACCCCTCTCCGGCCCTGCGCGCGGGCCTCGCGCCGGGGGACCGCATCGTCTCCCTCGACGGGCAGACCTTCGCCTATTGGGACGAGTTCCAGCGGGCCATGGCCTCCTCTGATGGCGCGCCCCGGCGCCTCGTGGTGGAGCGGGAGGGGAGCCGCCGCGAGGTGGAGGTCGCCCCCGAGTACAACGCCGAGGCGGGACGGTACCTCCTGGGCATCGCCCCCCAGGAGTCGGTGTGGACCCGGTACCCCTTCCCCTCCAACTTCGCCAAGGCCGCCTCCCTCACCCTCCAGCAGTCCACCCTCGCCTACCGCACCCTCAAGCGCCTCGTGACCCGCCAGGTGGGCCTGAGCGCCCTCTCGGGGCCCGTGAGCATCGCCTACATCACGGGGAAGGTGGCCCGCACGGGGCTCTACAACCTGCTCATGCTCGTGGCCGTGATCTCCCTCCAACTGGCCTTCATCAACCTCCTTCCCATCCCCGGTCTCGACGGGGGGCAGATCATCGTGCTGGCCGCGGAGGGGCTCTTCCGGCGGGACCTGCCCATGGCCGTGAAGGACCGTATCCTCCAGGTGGGCTTCGTCCTGCTCATCCTCTTTTCGGTGGCCGTGCTGTTCCTCGACGTGGCCAAGTTCTTCAAGTGA
- a CDS encoding acyl-CoA dehydrogenase family protein: protein MDFELNDDQKMIRDMVRAFAEEKIRPGVARRDAEGAFIADLLPGLAELGLLGMVVPESLGGSGLDTVAYAVAIEELARVCASTAVTVSVTNSVCQEPILRFGTPAQRERFLPPLAKGERLGGFCLTEPGAGTDAGGIRTRAVRDGDAYVLNGAKAWITNTHVGRTFVVVAVTDPSKGARGTSAFVVEAPAPGLVFLPEEKKMGLKASITSGVAFEDCRVPAENLLGEEGMGLKIALQTLDASRIGIAAQAVGIGQGAFEEAVRYSKERQTFGKPLCEHQAIQFMLAESATALDAARLLTYRAAALKDASSPSLGLASSMAKLYASEAAKQVCDAAVQVHGAYGYSREYAVERFYRDVRVTTIYEGTSEAQRMVIAKALLR, encoded by the coding sequence ATGGATTTCGAACTGAACGACGACCAGAAGATGATCCGGGACATGGTCCGCGCCTTCGCCGAGGAGAAGATCCGCCCAGGCGTGGCCCGGCGCGACGCCGAGGGGGCCTTCATCGCGGACCTCCTTCCGGGCCTGGCGGAACTGGGCCTTCTGGGAATGGTCGTCCCCGAATCCCTGGGGGGATCGGGGCTCGACACGGTGGCCTACGCGGTGGCCATCGAGGAGCTGGCGCGGGTGTGCGCCTCCACCGCCGTCACGGTGTCGGTGACCAATTCCGTCTGCCAGGAGCCCATCCTCCGCTTCGGAACGCCCGCCCAGCGGGAGCGCTTCCTCCCGCCGCTGGCCAAGGGCGAGCGCCTGGGCGGCTTCTGCCTGACGGAGCCGGGGGCCGGCACCGACGCCGGCGGCATCCGCACGCGCGCCGTCCGGGACGGGGACGCCTACGTCCTCAACGGCGCCAAGGCCTGGATCACGAACACGCACGTGGGGCGCACCTTCGTCGTGGTGGCCGTGACGGACCCCTCCAAGGGCGCGCGCGGAACGTCGGCCTTCGTGGTGGAGGCGCCCGCGCCGGGCCTGGTCTTCCTTCCCGAAGAGAAGAAGATGGGCCTCAAGGCCTCCATCACCTCGGGCGTGGCCTTCGAGGACTGCCGGGTGCCAGCCGAGAATCTCCTCGGGGAGGAGGGGATGGGGCTGAAGATCGCCCTGCAGACCCTCGACGCCTCGCGCATCGGCATCGCCGCCCAGGCCGTGGGCATCGGCCAGGGCGCCTTCGAGGAGGCGGTGCGCTACTCGAAGGAGCGGCAGACCTTCGGCAAGCCCCTGTGCGAGCACCAGGCCATCCAGTTCATGCTCGCCGAGTCGGCCACGGCGCTGGACGCCGCTCGCCTGCTCACCTACCGGGCCGCCGCCCTGAAGGACGCCTCGTCGCCCTCCCTCGGCCTGGCCTCCAGCATGGCCAAGCTTTACGCCAGCGAGGCCGCCAAGCAGGTCTGCGACGCCGCCGTCCAGGTCCACGGCGCCTACGGGTACAGCCGCGAGTACGCCGTGGAGCGCTTCTACCGCGACGTGCGCGTGACCACCATCTACGAGGGCACCTCCGAGGCCCAGCGCATGGTCATCGCCAAGGCCCTCCTGCGCTAG
- a CDS encoding NAD(P)-dependent alcohol dehydrogenase → MKVFEIQGSFGLENLKAAERETPRPGRGQVLVRLQAASLNFRDLMTVRGSYNPRQPLPLIPCSDGAGVVEEVGEDVASVRPGDRVMGTFCQGWLAGEPTAEARKTTLGGPLDGCLAQYVLLSEGGCVPVPPHLSPEEAACLPCAALTAWNALFEGPRPLLPGQTVLVLGTGGVSVFALQFAESAGARVLITSGSDEKIARALELGAEAGFNYARDPDWDKAVLKATSGEGVDHVIEVGGAGTFERSLKAARIGGQVSMIGVLSGASAPVAVTWLLMKSVTVRGIFVGSREMFLRMNRAVSASGLRPVLGRLFPFDEAPDAFRLMERGGHFGKIVVGW, encoded by the coding sequence ATGAAGGTCTTCGAAATCCAGGGTTCCTTCGGGCTGGAAAACCTCAAGGCCGCCGAGCGCGAGACGCCCCGGCCGGGACGGGGCCAGGTTCTCGTGCGCCTCCAGGCCGCCTCGCTGAACTTCCGCGATCTCATGACCGTGAGGGGCTCCTACAATCCCCGCCAGCCCCTCCCCCTCATCCCCTGCTCCGACGGGGCCGGGGTCGTGGAGGAAGTGGGCGAGGACGTGGCTTCCGTACGCCCTGGAGACCGCGTCATGGGGACCTTCTGCCAGGGCTGGCTCGCCGGCGAACCCACGGCGGAGGCCCGCAAGACCACCCTCGGAGGCCCCCTGGACGGCTGTCTCGCCCAGTACGTCCTCCTCTCCGAGGGTGGATGCGTCCCCGTGCCTCCCCACCTCTCCCCCGAGGAGGCCGCCTGCCTCCCCTGCGCCGCCCTCACCGCGTGGAACGCCCTCTTCGAGGGGCCCCGCCCTCTCCTGCCCGGCCAGACGGTCCTCGTCCTCGGCACCGGGGGCGTCTCCGTCTTCGCCCTCCAGTTCGCCGAGTCGGCGGGCGCCCGCGTCCTGATCACCTCGGGGAGCGACGAGAAGATCGCCCGGGCCCTCGAGCTGGGCGCCGAGGCGGGCTTCAACTACGCCCGGGACCCCGACTGGGACAAGGCCGTCCTGAAGGCCACGTCGGGCGAAGGCGTGGACCACGTCATCGAGGTGGGCGGCGCCGGCACCTTCGAGCGCTCCCTCAAGGCCGCGCGCATTGGCGGCCAGGTCTCCATGATCGGCGTCCTCTCGGGCGCCTCCGCCCCCGTCGCCGTCACCTGGCTCCTCATGAAGAGCGTCACCGTTCGGGGCATCTTCGTCGGCAGCCGCGAGATGTTCCTCCGCATGAACCGCGCCGTCTCCGCCTCCGGCCTCCGCCCCGTCCTCGGGCGCCTCTTCCCCTTCGACGAGGCCCCCGACGCCTTCCGCCTCATGGAGCGGGGCGGCCACTTCGGCAAGATCGTCGTAGGATGGTGA
- a CDS encoding helix-turn-helix domain-containing protein yields MNKEIAVRLKSFVHALGCKQKDIAQSLGITPGALSAAITGQNYLSLDRLGILATIYRLNIQWLLTGEGGMFVGGPAADAARIAAPAAKPFVGAGRPGRMFTAPAPDPITQLERLAVLKEKGLLTDDELAALKAKILSS; encoded by the coding sequence ATGAACAAGGAGATAGCGGTTAGGTTGAAGAGCTTTGTTCACGCCTTAGGCTGTAAACAGAAGGATATAGCCCAATCTTTGGGCATCACGCCCGGCGCACTCAGTGCCGCAATTACTGGCCAGAACTATCTCTCTCTTGACAGGCTAGGGATTCTCGCGACTATTTATCGCCTCAATATTCAATGGCTCTTAACTGGCGAGGGAGGCATGTTTGTTGGGGGCCCGGCCGCCGACGCGGCGCGGATCGCGGCGCCGGCGGCCAAGCCCTTTGTGGGCGCTGGCCGTCCCGGGCGCATGTTCACCGCCCCCGCGCCCGACCCCATCACCCAACTCGAGCGCCTGGCTGTCCTAAAAGAGAAGGGTCTCTTGACCGACGACGAGCTCGCCGCCCTCAAAGCGAAGATACTTAGTAGTTAG
- a CDS encoding helix-turn-helix domain-containing protein, with protein MNTTQLLRFLPLDKRARGEWILYALHQSGHTIEALSKQHGVGRSSACQCLRTPMPKWERIIADALGVRPEQLWPERYGPDGKPNRKRGRPLGYSPKKHKAQQEAAQYPAPERR; from the coding sequence ATGAACACCACCCAACTGCTACGGTTCCTCCCTCTCGACAAACGCGCCAGGGGCGAGTGGATCCTGTATGCCCTCCACCAGAGCGGCCACACGATCGAGGCCCTATCCAAACAGCACGGAGTGGGCCGGAGCTCGGCGTGCCAATGCCTGCGTACCCCGATGCCCAAGTGGGAGCGCATCATCGCCGACGCTCTCGGCGTCCGCCCCGAACAGCTCTGGCCCGAGCGCTACGGCCCCGACGGGAAACCGAACCGGAAGCGTGGCCGTCCGCTCGGGTATTCACCGAAGAAGCATAAAGCCCAACAAGAAGCCGCGCAATATCCAGCGCCGGAACGGCGCTAG
- a CDS encoding ORF6N domain-containing protein: MAEVVKVGEREILPVEYQGQRVLTLRQVDELHGKQDDSAGRRFRAHRDEFVFGEDYFEVRYDEWASAPALSSLVRTGTLDQRGGHRGHLILLAETGYLLLVKVFDDPIAWQIQRGLVCCYFRAKAAQDDPLTQARLTHAEAERYANEGMRLTLAHLFGDRYNHRIKTLTELDQVLVDGMQIRGHCGPEVQAQCAYWGLSQAGPTRFDAIERAKWRQSATPDEIHAEIQWLLRAIKNQANRGMIRVR, translated from the coding sequence ATGGCCGAGGTCGTGAAGGTTGGAGAGCGCGAGATCCTCCCCGTGGAGTACCAGGGCCAGCGCGTGCTGACGCTGCGCCAGGTGGACGAGCTGCATGGGAAGCAAGACGACTCAGCAGGGCGGAGATTTCGGGCCCATCGTGATGAGTTTGTCTTTGGCGAAGACTACTTTGAAGTGCGCTACGACGAGTGGGCGAGCGCACCGGCACTTTCAAGTTTGGTTCGGACGGGAACGTTGGACCAAAGAGGCGGCCACCGGGGCCACCTCATCCTTCTCGCCGAAACGGGCTACCTCCTCCTGGTAAAGGTCTTCGACGACCCCATCGCCTGGCAGATCCAGCGGGGGCTCGTGTGCTGCTACTTCCGCGCGAAGGCGGCCCAGGACGACCCATTGACCCAAGCCCGGCTCACGCACGCCGAGGCGGAGCGTTACGCCAACGAGGGGATGCGGTTGACCCTGGCCCACCTCTTCGGAGACCGCTACAACCACCGCATCAAGACCCTCACAGAACTCGACCAGGTCCTCGTGGACGGGATGCAGATCCGGGGCCACTGCGGCCCCGAGGTCCAGGCCCAGTGCGCGTACTGGGGCCTCTCCCAGGCCGGCCCCACGCGCTTCGACGCCATCGAGCGCGCCAAGTGGCGGCAGAGCGCCACGCCGGACGAGATCCACGCCGAGATCCAGTGGCTGCTGCGCGCCATCAAGAACCAGGCGAACCGCGGGATGATCCGCGTCCGCTAG
- a CDS encoding DNA-binding domain-containing protein, whose product MPQEPPPVSKPSAPPCAEAPPAASSPPGAAGTPSFYKEEGTEAAPRILTSSPGGPPPTRRGSFSKGGPSETALRSTWGDVHHGTRLDALHRRDAVLAVHLLLAQGLTLTEALDQTSTALGLSLWTLRAWWRRVEGLPKDLWPSALVGRYQGRTALAPVTEAAWEWFKAAYLDRSQPEFADIYRRAMDLAPERGWRVPSEAALRRRFRQQVDPLVATYLREGSEALRARLPQARVDKTGVPAGQAMSLDGLKLDSLWVQFPGETPATNAAVALCARDIHSGRIVAGRLGETECTDLICGAVYDLLGVCWPETLQIDNTRAMANKCVTGQSPHRHRFKNNPWTDPVGLLVLSQISVYWTNPDTDLASPGQKPVERSFRDLHKMVRHNPRFHGRGFSTATAVPSWEVEEVLAEEIVRYNAIPQRRTQVCGRRLSYDQAWEASVQHAGLRRCPEETRDLWRLRCEVATINRRTGEIALRAGVGPHGAKPRYAHDLLYRLPGEMVTVWFDPDHLDRPVQVRTMDGGFLCVAEPLRNLGFQNTADARVWKRMRQQKIRAVHAAADAHVRMEALGRKVRALPGDAPLAPRSALALVPATPGEPPPKATPDLTDANQVRMSFQERMEALMPPSMLEPAFGARPE is encoded by the coding sequence ATGCCCCAGGAGCCCCCCCCCGTCTCGAAGCCCTCCGCGCCCCCCTGCGCGGAGGCCCCGCCCGCCGCCTCCTCCCCCCCGGGGGCGGCGGGCACCCCTTCCTTCTATAAAGAGGAAGGGACCGAAGCCGCCCCTCGTATCCTCACCTCTTCCCCCGGCGGGCCCCCGCCTACCCGCCGGGGGTCTTTTTCCAAGGGAGGCCCGAGCGAGACGGCCCTACGCTCCACGTGGGGGGACGTCCACCACGGGACGCGCCTCGATGCCCTCCACCGGCGCGACGCCGTGCTGGCGGTGCATCTCCTTCTGGCGCAGGGCCTGACCTTGACGGAGGCCCTCGACCAGACGTCCACGGCCCTCGGGCTGAGCCTGTGGACCCTACGGGCCTGGTGGCGGCGGGTGGAGGGTTTGCCCAAGGACCTCTGGCCCTCGGCCCTGGTGGGCCGCTACCAGGGCCGGACGGCCTTGGCCCCGGTGACGGAGGCGGCGTGGGAGTGGTTCAAGGCGGCCTACCTGGACCGCTCCCAGCCCGAATTCGCGGACATCTACCGCCGCGCGATGGACCTGGCCCCGGAGAGGGGCTGGAGGGTGCCCTCAGAGGCCGCCCTCCGCCGGCGTTTCCGCCAGCAGGTGGACCCGCTGGTCGCGACCTATCTCCGAGAGGGCTCCGAAGCCCTCCGGGCGCGCCTGCCCCAGGCGCGTGTGGACAAGACGGGGGTCCCTGCGGGCCAGGCCATGAGCCTCGACGGCCTGAAGCTCGACAGCCTATGGGTGCAGTTCCCCGGCGAAACGCCCGCCACCAACGCCGCCGTGGCCCTGTGCGCCCGAGACATCCATTCGGGCCGGATCGTCGCGGGCCGGCTGGGCGAGACCGAGTGCACGGACCTCATCTGCGGGGCGGTCTACGACCTATTGGGCGTCTGTTGGCCGGAGACCCTCCAGATCGATAACACCCGGGCCATGGCGAACAAGTGCGTGACGGGCCAAAGCCCCCACCGCCACCGGTTCAAGAACAACCCCTGGACGGATCCCGTGGGCCTATTGGTGCTCTCGCAGATCTCCGTCTATTGGACCAACCCCGACACGGACCTTGCCTCCCCTGGACAGAAGCCCGTGGAGCGCTCATTCCGGGACCTCCACAAGATGGTCCGCCACAACCCGCGCTTCCACGGGCGAGGCTTCTCGACGGCCACGGCCGTCCCCTCGTGGGAAGTGGAAGAGGTTCTCGCGGAGGAGATCGTCCGGTACAACGCCATTCCCCAGCGGCGGACCCAGGTCTGTGGGCGCCGCCTCTCCTACGACCAGGCGTGGGAGGCCAGCGTACAGCACGCCGGGCTCCGGCGGTGCCCCGAGGAAACACGGGACCTGTGGCGCCTGCGGTGCGAAGTGGCCACCATCAACCGCCGCACAGGCGAGATCGCCCTCCGGGCCGGGGTGGGGCCCCACGGAGCCAAGCCAAGGTACGCCCATGATCTGCTCTACCGTCTCCCCGGAGAGATGGTGACCGTGTGGTTCGATCCGGACCACCTCGACCGCCCCGTGCAGGTCCGGACCATGGACGGGGGCTTCCTGTGCGTGGCGGAGCCCTTGAGGAACCTGGGCTTCCAGAATACGGCCGACGCCCGCGTGTGGAAGCGGATGCGCCAGCAGAAGATCCGGGCGGTCCACGCGGCGGCCGATGCCCACGTGCGGATGGAGGCCCTCGGGCGAAAGGTCCGGGCCCTCCCCGGGGACGCCCCCCTCGCTCCCCGCTCCGCCCTGGCCCTCGTCCCGGCCACCCCGGGCGAGCCGCCGCCGAAGGCAACGCCCGACCTGACCGACGCCAACCAGGTCCGGATGTCCTTTCAAGAACGCATGGAAGCGCTGATGCCGCCCAGCATGCTGGAGCCGGCCTTTGGCGCCCGACCGGAATAG
- a CDS encoding AAA family ATPase codes for MTQTQKQELNVVEPLDGEDLRRRFAEEVAESGLSQAKIAREVGTNPSYVNQYLKDGTCAGAREEFEAKVLRWVRTRESQRALDRILPGEDVFFPTPTSRRVLAALAYAQAGRSMAVVYGGAGLGKSTAARHYATAASSVFLATVSPTSRKPGGLLKVLCRTLGLKASIWPTDMERSVVERLAGTRGLLIVDEAQHLTVESLETLRAIHDAAGIGLALLGNERVYTQMVGTRTAEFAQLFSRLGHRVKLVNQTAGPDAEALLDAWVAPVDAPARTRLLGIAAKDGGLRQLMQTLKMATIAAGGERVTASHVSGAFADLGGDE; via the coding sequence ATGACGCAGACGCAGAAGCAGGAGCTCAACGTGGTGGAACCCCTCGATGGAGAGGATCTCCGCCGGCGATTCGCGGAGGAGGTAGCCGAGTCGGGCCTCTCCCAGGCGAAGATCGCCCGGGAGGTGGGCACCAATCCCTCGTACGTGAACCAGTACCTCAAAGATGGGACTTGCGCCGGAGCTCGAGAGGAGTTCGAGGCGAAGGTCCTCCGGTGGGTCCGGACCCGGGAATCCCAGCGCGCGCTGGACCGGATCCTCCCCGGGGAGGACGTGTTCTTCCCGACGCCCACCTCCAGGAGGGTGCTCGCGGCCCTCGCCTACGCCCAGGCAGGGCGGTCTATGGCCGTCGTGTACGGCGGGGCGGGGCTCGGGAAGTCCACGGCGGCGCGGCACTATGCGACGGCCGCGTCGTCCGTTTTCCTGGCCACCGTGAGCCCCACCAGCCGGAAGCCAGGAGGCCTCCTCAAGGTCCTCTGCCGCACCCTGGGCCTCAAGGCGAGCATCTGGCCCACGGACATGGAGCGCTCCGTGGTAGAGCGGCTCGCCGGCACGCGGGGCCTGCTCATCGTGGACGAGGCCCAGCACCTCACCGTCGAGTCCCTGGAGACCCTGCGGGCCATCCACGACGCCGCCGGCATCGGCCTGGCCCTCCTCGGGAACGAGCGCGTCTACACGCAGATGGTCGGGACCCGAACGGCCGAATTCGCCCAGCTGTTCAGCCGGTTGGGCCACCGCGTGAAGCTTGTGAACCAGACCGCGGGCCCCGACGCCGAGGCGCTCCTCGACGCATGGGTGGCCCCTGTAGACGCGCCGGCCCGCACGCGCCTCCTGGGCATCGCCGCCAAGGACGGCGGGCTCAGGCAACTGATGCAGACCCTGAAGATGGCGACCATCGCGGCGGGCGGTGAACGGGTCACCGCCTCGCACGTGTCGGGAGCCTTCGCAGATCTCGGAGGTGACGAATGA